A genome region from Deltaproteobacteria bacterium includes the following:
- a CDS encoding histidinol-phosphate aminotransferase family protein, giving the protein MTSTVRNPADLNKEDVDSERAGVKRVGVPNPTQAPKELETCPHGGRVYDTVGQDFTKLEALDEVLAADVLDAWYPPAPAVLKKLSDNLAWCARTSPPVHAEGLRDAIAASRNIQASQIVLGCGSSDLIFRVVPKFLAGEGPIVIPQPSYAEYRHVLTNLHGREVLPFYTDESDFILDVDALAKFAKASKASAICLVNPCNPTGFALPKDKMIRLLDSIGQMSIVVDETYIDYIGKGNSIESCVEQYPNLMVLKSVSKFYALSGMRIGYAVAAVSVAKQFQIETPPYIVSTPGQMAAIAAFEAEDYYLDRVEETHRLREGFSGKLRSLPGLRVMPSNINCLLLDLKKTGWTAAEFLDEMVNRKLLCRDIGHQGLSDPTRYVRVAVLSQDANDKMVAMISAVILSKHDVGAV; this is encoded by the coding sequence ATGACCAGCACCGTACGTAACCCAGCTGACCTGAATAAAGAAGATGTGGATTCAGAGCGCGCCGGAGTGAAGCGAGTGGGTGTGCCTAACCCGACCCAAGCACCTAAAGAGTTAGAAACCTGTCCCCACGGTGGACGTGTTTACGATACCGTCGGGCAAGATTTTACGAAGCTTGAAGCGCTCGACGAGGTTTTGGCGGCTGATGTTTTGGATGCTTGGTATCCTCCAGCACCAGCGGTCTTGAAGAAACTGAGTGACAATTTAGCTTGGTGCGCGCGTACCTCACCGCCGGTTCATGCAGAAGGTCTTCGAGATGCCATTGCGGCCAGTCGCAATATTCAAGCATCACAAATCGTCTTGGGCTGTGGCTCTTCAGATCTTATCTTCCGGGTGGTCCCGAAATTTCTTGCAGGCGAGGGACCGATTGTGATTCCACAGCCAAGTTATGCAGAATATCGCCACGTCTTAACGAACCTCCATGGCCGCGAAGTTCTTCCATTCTATACGGATGAATCTGATTTTATTCTCGATGTGGATGCTCTGGCCAAATTTGCGAAAGCATCCAAAGCAAGTGCGATTTGTTTGGTTAATCCATGCAACCCAACGGGTTTTGCATTGCCCAAAGATAAAATGATTCGCTTGCTTGATAGCATAGGGCAGATGAGCATCGTGGTTGATGAGACTTATATCGATTACATTGGCAAAGGAAACAGCATCGAGAGCTGTGTTGAACAGTATCCGAACCTAATGGTTCTTAAGTCGGTCTCTAAGTTTTATGCACTCAGCGGAATGCGTATAGGTTATGCCGTAGCGGCAGTGTCCGTTGCCAAGCAGTTTCAAATCGAGACGCCGCCGTATATTGTGTCTACGCCGGGCCAAATGGCAGCCATTGCGGCTTTTGAAGCAGAGGACTACTATCTGGATCGGGTTGAAGAGACCCATCGTCTGCGCGAGGGTTTCTCAGGGAAGCTTCGGTCCTTACCTGGCTTGCGTGTGATGCCTTCGAATATCAATTGTCTGCTCTTAGACCTCAAGAAAACGGGGTGGACTGCAGCCGAATTTTTGGATGAGATGGTAAACCGCAAACTTTTGTGCCGAGATATAGGGCATCAAGGGTTAAGTGATCCCACGCGGTATGTACGAGTCGCAGTCTTGTCGCAAGACGCTAACGATAAGATGGTCGCGATGATTTCTGCTGTGATCTTAAGCAAGCATGATGTTGGCGCAGTTTGA
- a CDS encoding 1-acyl-sn-glycerol-3-phosphate acyltransferase codes for MSPKQTDNPLVTLRVWVGGTLVMLVSLIFSFWFIPVAGLGFKRLARKLHPLWARATVACLGAKLTSHGLQHLPSNGFIAAATHHSLMDTFTYPAVIGAETCYLGKEELSRRPIFSQCFRLLENVFVERDAGEKALERILAHIQSLPPTHNLFIHPEGTRGPEGRVRPLTPGIIKLAIETQKPIVPMVSLGGEKLWPKGALFPLPGPVSIVVGEPIDTRSWKLETYGTHLDHLRKTLDRLMKSGANL; via the coding sequence ATGAGCCCGAAACAAACAGACAACCCACTTGTAACTCTAAGAGTTTGGGTGGGCGGCACCCTCGTAATGCTGGTGAGTCTTATCTTTAGTTTCTGGTTCATTCCCGTAGCGGGTCTGGGTTTTAAGAGATTAGCCCGTAAACTTCACCCGCTCTGGGCCCGCGCCACCGTCGCTTGCCTAGGCGCCAAGCTTACATCCCATGGTCTTCAGCATTTACCTTCAAATGGTTTTATCGCAGCCGCCACACACCACTCTTTAATGGACACGTTCACGTATCCCGCAGTGATCGGCGCGGAAACTTGCTACCTTGGGAAAGAGGAGCTGAGTCGCCGTCCGATTTTTTCCCAATGTTTTCGGCTACTCGAAAATGTTTTTGTAGAGCGCGATGCTGGCGAAAAAGCTCTAGAAAGGATTTTAGCACACATCCAGTCCTTACCGCCTACACATAACCTCTTCATTCACCCGGAAGGCACTCGAGGCCCTGAAGGGCGCGTGCGTCCGCTAACGCCGGGTATCATCAAGCTTGCGATTGAAACTCAAAAACCCATCGTTCCCATGGTGTCCCTGGGCGGTGAAAAGCTATGGCCCAAGGGTGCACTCTTTCCCTTACCGGGTCCCGTCAGTATTGTTGTTGGAGAACCCATCGACACACGCAGTTGGAAGCTTGAAACCTATGGCACTCATCTTGATCACCTTCGAAAAACATTGGACCGGCTCATGAAATCTGGCGCTAACCTATGA